In Moorena sp. SIOASIH, the sequence ACCCGTCACTAGTCAAGGGTTTTAATGCTCTAGAGGCTGCCAAGATCCAAGGGCCTGAAGATGTAGCTCCCATTTCTGTGGGTGCTCCTATGGATAAACCGGTTATCCGCTTAGAAAGCCATCAGAACCAAACTAGGCTCAGGGTGGATTTCCCCAAAGGTAAACGTCTGCGAGTTTTCACCTTGCCTAACCCTTTTCGATTGGTGATTGATTTGCGACCCGATGCCATGGTAAGGAAAAATATTCTCTGGGCACCCGGCATCCAGTGGCGTCAGCAGTTGATTAGTCTCAAAGATACTAGCTTCCCAGTGGTGTGGCTGGAGGTTAACCCCAAATCTCACCGGTTACGCCTCAGACCCATTGGCAGTAATGCTACGACCCAAGTGGGAACAGCCCCACTAATTAAAGCTGCTCAGTGGTGGCAAGCATCTGCTGCAATTAATGCTGGCTTTTTCAACCGTAACAACCAATTGCCCTTAGGAGCAATTCGCCGTGATAGTCGGTGGTTATCTGGTCCAATTTTGAATCGGGGAGCGATCGCTTGGAATGATCGCGGTCACTTTAAACTGGGACGACTCAGCCTCACCGAAACCTTAGTTACCTCAAACCGGAAACGTTTGCCAGTACTATTCGTCAACAGTGGTTATGTCAAAGCTGGCATTGCCCGCTACACTCCCGCCTTCGGACCAACCTACACTCCCTTAATTGATCATGAAATCATCGTAGTTGTCCAGAACAACTCGGTCACCCATCTGTTGCCTGGAGGACTTGCCGGTCAGCAAGCCTTTCCTATCCCCCCCAATGGCTATCTAGTTACCCTTAGAGCCAACAGCACAGCCGTTCATGATCTTAGTATCGGTACCCAAGTGCGAATTGAGGGGAGTACGTTTCCTGCTGACTTCAATGGCTACCCCCATATTCTCGGTGGTGGACCACTGCTACTACAAGATCGAAAAATTGTTTTGGATGGCAAATCGGAACAATTTAGTGATGCCTTTATTCAGCAGTCTGCTCCACGCAGTGCGATCGGAACCACTGCTAATGGCAGATTGATTATTGCTGCTTTTCACCATAGTCATACTCGACGTGGCCCAACCTTAAGGGAAACAGCTCAGTTGATGCAGAAATTGGGAGCGATTAATGCCCTCAATCTTGACGGGGGTAGCTCAACTGGACTTTATCTAGGTGGTCAACTCCTAGATCGGTCTCCCTATACAGCAGCACCAGTTAACAACGGTCTGGGCATCTTTTTTACACCTGTTCCCTGATAGTTTAAGAAGTATGAAGGTAAGTATTCAGCCGTCAGCTATCAGCTATCAGCTATCAGCTATCAGCTATCAGCTATCAGCTATCAGCTATCAGCTATCAGCTATCAGCCATTGGCCATTGGCCAGGCTACTTGAAATGCTTTTGAATAAAATAAGATAACGGCTAACCACTGAAAGCTGAGGGCTGAGGGCTGAGGGCTGACTGCTTACATATGAAGGAAGTATGAAGTGATCAGATTTATTAAGATTTTTGGAAATCACGAATCCCTTAACTATAGGTTTATTCAGCTTCAACTTAGGTCAAGATAACTATTTCTAATGTAAAGACTTTATATAAATTCAGGTAATCGACTAATTTGGCCTGAAAAATTTAGTTATAGTTTGCTAGATTTTTCGATAGTCAATTCCCCTTGATTTTGTCTAACCTAGAATTAGTAAGCAATTAGTAAACTTTCCCAAAATCACTTAGCTAGACGTTTTCAGGAACAAAACCATGGTTCAGTCAAAAGAAATTTCTCAAGTTTCGGCCATTACCCTACAGTCATCCCGAGTAGCTGAAGGCGTTGCCGCTACCGAACTACGACCTTGGGGGTCTTTCACTGTCTTAGAAGAAGGACGGGGATACAAAATCAAGCGCATTGAAGTCAAGCCGGGTCATCGCTTAAGTTTGCAGATGCACTACCATAGGAGCGAACACTGGATTGTTGTCAGTGGTACAGCTAAAGTTATTTGTGGCGATAAACAAGAAATTATTCATCAAAATCAATCAACTTATGTTCCCCAAGGCCATGCTCATCGACTAGAGAATCCTGGTGTTATTCCCCTCGTTTTAATTGAAGTTCAGAATGGAGAATACCTCGGAGAAGATGACATTATTCGCTTTGAAGATGACTATGCCCGCAGCAAACCAGAAGACAAATAGATTAAGTCATTAGTTGTAAGTCTTTGTAAGCAATCAGCTATCAGCAATCAGCTTTAAGCTTTTGAATAAAAGAGGTAAGCATTCGTTTAATCTCTTTTACGTCAGCTGACGGCTGACGGCTGACAGCTGACGGCTGACAGCTGACAAGTCTTTAGTTACTAGTCTTAGTCATTAGTTACTGAGGGGGTGACAACAAGGCTAAAAAGTATACAGGGTGTGGGGTGTGGGGTGTGGGGGGTGGGGAAAATAGAAGCGATGCAGCGCGGTCTTGGGGGTTTCCCCCACTCGCTATTGCATCAAGACAGGGAATTTGGAGTGAGCCCAGCAATAACAATCAGTCCGAAACCTGATTCAACCGTCCAATGCAACGTAGCCAGCTCCTGATCTTCCCCTACACCCGTCACCCCACACCCCACACCCAGTAAGGCTTTTAAGGCTGTTTGTCACCCCGTCAGCATTAGTTAGAAGTCTTTAGGATGCCCAAAAAAGCCTCTTGGCAGTGGCAAATTAAATGACTAATGATTAATGACCAAAAATTTGGGTCTCAAGCCCCGTCCTTCTAGGACGGCTTTTTTTTGTGCTATAATATTACGTAGAGTTATTCCACGTCAAATGATCGTCTTAGAATTTAAGGTCAAAGGGAATAAAACTCAATATGCCGCCATTGATGAGGCGATACGCACTGGTCAGTTTGTACGAAATAAGTGCATCCGTTACTGGATGGACAACAAAGGGATAGGACAAAAAGACCTGTATCGCTATAACACGTGGCTGAGATCTGAATATCCTTTTGTCAAAGACTTAAACTCTCATGCCTGTCAAGCTTCGGTGGAAAGAGCTTATAGTTCAATTTCTAGGTTTTACGATAAGTGTAAAAAACAAGTCCCTGGCAAAAAGGGTTATCCCAAGTTTAAAAAGTTTTCTCGGTCAGTTGAGTATAAGACATCAGGCTGGAAACTTTCACCTGATACCAAGTCTATAAAATTCTTAGACAAAAAAGGTATCGGGAAACTAAAGCTTAAGGGAACCTGGGAGTTATGGCGTTACGACCAAAATTTGATTAAACGAGTTAGGTTGGTTCGTCGCGCAGATGGCTATTATGTTCAATTTTGTGTAAAAGTTGAGATTAAAGAATCTCTAGATCCGTCCCATACCAATGTGGGACTTGATGTGGGTTTAAAAGAATTCTACACCGATTCAAAGGGAAACACAGAACCAAATCCAAGATTTTATCGTAAGGGCGAGAAACGGTTGAAATTTTATCAACGCCGAGTTTCTCGTAAAAAGAAAGGCAAGGCCGTAGGCCACGCTTCGCGAACAGCTAACCGAAGAAAAGCCATTAATAGATTAGGCAGGACACACCTTAATATAAGTAGGCAACGTGTTGGCGAAGCCTGCGCGAAGCGCATAGAACACGCGAAGAGACTCGCGCGTTGCGTAATCCACTCTAACGACGTGGTCGCTTAGGTTCGCGCAGCGTGCCGTAAGGCAAGATTTAAGAGTGAGAAATTTTGTCAAAAATCATTGTCTTGCCAAATCTATTAATGATGCAGGTTGGTATCAATTTAGAAAATGGTTAGAGTATTTTGGACAAAAGTTTGGCAGGGAAACTGTAGCAGTTAATCCTGCCTATACTAGCCAAAATTGCTCAAACTGTGGTGAAGTTGTCAAAAAATCGCTATCTACTAGAACTCATGCATGTTTATGCGGGTGTGTGTTGGATTCGCCGTTCGCGTAGCGTGGCCTTCGGCCTCAGGCGACGCTACGCGAACGCGACCATAATGCAGCTATCAATATTCTAAAAAGAGCCTTGGGTACTGTAGGGCATACAGGAACCTGGATCGTTGATCCGAACGCTTTAGGAGATCCGACCTCTACTTTTCCTGATTCCGGTCTGGTTAAGCAAGTTTGATCATTGATTAAAGAATCCCTGTTCTTCTAGGACGGGGAGTGTCAATATTCCTTTTTGAGGTAACATTAGCTGGTGCTAGTTGTTGCGTATAGTTAGTATCGTTAATGATTAAACTGAGTAAAGCTGCTGCGAGTGAGATTAGACGTGTACAGTCCAAGCGTCAAAAGCCAGACGCCAAATTGCGTCTAGGTGTCCGCCAGGGTGGGTGTGCTGATTTTTACTACACTATTGACTTTGAGCAAGTGATCAATTCTGAGGATCAGGTCTATGACTGTGATGGCATCAGTGTCATCGTAGACCCGGAAAGCCTAAAAACTATCAATGGCTTAACTCTAGATTACTCAGAAGACCTCATGGGAGGAGGGTTTCGCTTCCATAACCCTAACGCTTCAGAAAGCTGCGGCTGCGGTAATTCCTTTCGTGTAGAGCCATCAAAGGAGCAAGATTGACACCAGAGTGTTAAATTCGATATAATTACCTTTGGTTTGTTTGTAGTTGATTAAGTTCAATCAACCAATGTTTATTAAGCCGTAACTCATGCCCACCATCCAGCAGCTCATTAGTAGCGAGCGCTTCAAAGCTAAGAAGAAAACTAAGTCCCCAGCGCTGAAACAATGTCCCCAGCGCCGTGGTGTTTGTACTAGGGTGTTCACAACTACACCCAAAAAACCCAACTCAGCCTTGCGAAAGGTGGCAAGGGTTCGTCTGACTTCAGGATTTGAAGTAACAGCCTATATTCCCGGTATTGGTCATAACCTACAAGAACACTCCGTGGTGATGATCAGAGGTGGTCGTGTAAAGGACTTACCTGGAGTGCGATATCACATTATTCGGGGTACCCTTGATACGGCAGGAGTGAAAGATCGGCGTCAAGGTCGTTCTAAGTATGGGACAAAGCGCCCTAAGTAAACTCACGAGAATTGACTCCTCTACAATAAGAGACTTCAAGAGACTTCCAGCAAGAGAGTTGCTGTGATCTCACCCATGCCCATAAATCCCGCTTGGTCGTTGCTTAAGGAAAGATCCAATTCCTGAAGCCAAGGAATACTAGAAAGCTGAACTGATTAGCTTCTCGTAAAACCTGTAAACAAAAACAGGAATTAGAGGACCAACCATAAGCTAACTGTATCACCAAGGTTAATCACACCAGGGTTAATCACACTAGGGTTAATCACAGGAGTGTAGTTGATTGCCTTGGTTAATTTTTAATAGTAAACTGTATTTTTGATTTTTTCTTAAGCTTACTTATGTCTCGTCGCTCAGTTGTTAAAAAGCGTCCTGTCCCCCCTGACCCAGTCTATAACAGTCGCCTGATTTGTATGTTGGGGTGTAGACTCATGCGTCATGGCAAGAAATCCCTTGCCTACCGAATTATCTATGACGCAATGAAAATCATTGAAGAAAGAACTGGAGCTGATCCCATAGAAACCTTTGAAAAAGCTGTGCGTAACTTGACCCCTCTAGTAGAAGTCAAGGCTCGCCGGGTTGGTGGGGCAACCTATCAGGTTCCTATGGAAGTAAAGGCTGAGCGAGGGACTACCCTAGCCCTACGCTGGCTGATTAAATTCTCCAGAACTCGCTCCGGTCGGAGCATGGCGAGCAAATTGGCTAATGAGCTAATGGATGCTGCGAATGAAACGGGAAATGCTATTCGCAAGCGTGAAGAAACCCATAGAATGGCCGAGGCAAATAAAGCTTTTGCCCACTATCGGTACTAATTACCCTAAAAGTTCAGAACAAGAACCTGGTAGCCATAAGATAATGTCCACAAATGCCTAAAAAACTTAAAAAAAGTATAAAATTGTAAATAGATAGCTACCTGGTGAGGAAATGGTGGCACCAGATAAAGGAGGTAACCGTGGCACGCACCATCCCCCTTGAGAAAACACGCAATATCGGAATTGCAGCTCATATTGATGCGGGCAAAACAACAACAACTGAACGAATCCTGTTTTATTCCGGAATTGTTCACAAAATTGGTGAAGTCCATGAAGGTACAGCTGTAACTGATTGGATGGACCAAGAGCGGGAGCGGGGAATCACGATCACTGCTGCTGCGATTAGCACCAACTGGCGAGAGCATCGGATTAATATTATCGATACTCCCGGTCACGTTGACTTCACCATTGAAGTGGAACGCTCCATGCGGGTATTGGATGGTGTGATTGCTGTGTTTTGCTCCGTAGGTGGTGTCCAGCCTCAGTCTGAAACCGTCTGGCGGCAAGCAGACCGCTATCAGGTACCTCGAATTGCGTTTGTTAATAAAATGGACCGCACAGGAGCAAACTTCTTCAAGGTCTATGAGCAAGTTCGTGACCGATTGCGCTCCAATGCTGTTCCCATCCAAATCCCGATTGGTAGTGAAAGCGAATTTAGAGGCATTGTTGACTTGGTGAGGATGCGAGCCAAGATATACACCAATGACTTGGGAACTGACATCGAAGATACAGAAATTCCTGAAGAGGTCAAAGAGCAAGCCGAAGAATACCATGCCAAACTAGTGGAATCGGTGGCAGAAACTGACGAGGCGTTAATTGAGAAGTACCTTGAAGGAGAGGAAATCACGGCAGAGGAAATTCGTGAAGCCCTGCGCAAAGGAACCATTGAGGGCAGAATCGTTCCTATGTTGTGTGGCTCTGCATTCAAGAACAAAGGGGTTCAGCTGCTGTTGGATGCGGTTATTGATTACCTACCAGCTCCGATTGATGTTCCGCCAATTCAAGGTACTATGCCTAAGGGTGAAACCGTCGAGCGGGTGGCTGATGATGAAGCCCCTATGTCAGCTCTGGCATTCAAGATTATGGCAGACCCCTATGGTCGCCTAACTTTCCTGCGGGTTTACTCTGGGGTACTCAAGAAGGGGAGCTATATCCTCAACTCCACTAAGAATAAGAAGGAACGGATATCTCGTTTGATTGTCTTGAAAGCTGATGACCGGATTGAAGTAGAGGAGTTGCGGGCGGGAGACTTGGGCGCTGCGGTTGGTTTGAAGAATACTATCACTGGGGATACTATTTGTGACGAAGAGTCTCCGATTATTTTGGAATCCCTCTTTATTCCAGAACCAGTAATCTCGGTGGCAGTAGAGCCAAAAACCAAGCAGGATATGGAGAAGCTATCCAAAGCCCTCCAAGCCCTATCTGAAGAAGACCCTACCTTCCGGGTCAGCATTGACCCAGAAACTAACCAAACCGTGATTGCGGGCATGGGTGAACTGCACTTGGAAATCCTGGTAGACCGGATGCTGCGAGAGTTTAAGGTAGAAGCGAATGTGGGCGCTCCCCAGGTAGCCTATCGAGAGACGATTCGTAAATCAGTCCAGGCGGAAGGTAAATTTATCCGTCAAAGTGGCGGTAAAGGTCAGTACGGTCACGTTATTGTTGAATTGGAACCAGGAGATACTGGTAGTGGTTTTGAATTCGTCTCCAAGATTGTAGGTGGTTCTG encodes:
- a CDS encoding phosphodiester glycosidase family protein yields the protein MVTRVTPKTGIDTTKVWTKISKLAITLLLLILFPASVATANRRVGAIEPLILNSFKELLNQLPPADEETPVLVQSLSQTTQENILVLKGKKLLEELPPMADNTLEVEFFSVPPQVIRQGFQVYLNGQRINLPWQQWLVGTSVRTGISDVGAMQTLGIEMLNSKDFTQQPIRWFSKPRSTSVVFPSQVSGAYRYLDITDFAKTAGWQLQVHGDKLYISSMPARVKAIRQGRQPWGNRIVLDLDRPTFWQVNDRRTEGVITVAASADPSLVKGFNALEAAKIQGPEDVAPISVGAPMDKPVIRLESHQNQTRLRVDFPKGKRLRVFTLPNPFRLVIDLRPDAMVRKNILWAPGIQWRQQLISLKDTSFPVVWLEVNPKSHRLRLRPIGSNATTQVGTAPLIKAAQWWQASAAINAGFFNRNNQLPLGAIRRDSRWLSGPILNRGAIAWNDRGHFKLGRLSLTETLVTSNRKRLPVLFVNSGYVKAGIARYTPAFGPTYTPLIDHEIIVVVQNNSVTHLLPGGLAGQQAFPIPPNGYLVTLRANSTAVHDLSIGTQVRIEGSTFPADFNGYPHILGGGPLLLQDRKIVLDGKSEQFSDAFIQQSAPRSAIGTTANGRLIIAAFHHSHTRRGPTLRETAQLMQKLGAINALNLDGGSSTGLYLGGQLLDRSPYTAAPVNNGLGIFFTPVP
- a CDS encoding phosphomannose isomerase type II C-terminal cupin domain; amino-acid sequence: MVQSKEISQVSAITLQSSRVAEGVAATELRPWGSFTVLEEGRGYKIKRIEVKPGHRLSLQMHYHRSEHWIVVSGTAKVICGDKQEIIHQNQSTYVPQGHAHRLENPGVIPLVLIEVQNGEYLGEDDIIRFEDDYARSKPEDK
- a CDS encoding iron-sulfur cluster assembly accessory protein yields the protein MIKLSKAAASEIRRVQSKRQKPDAKLRLGVRQGGCADFYYTIDFEQVINSEDQVYDCDGISVIVDPESLKTINGLTLDYSEDLMGGGFRFHNPNASESCGCGNSFRVEPSKEQD
- the rpsL gene encoding 30S ribosomal protein S12, encoding MPTIQQLISSERFKAKKKTKSPALKQCPQRRGVCTRVFTTTPKKPNSALRKVARVRLTSGFEVTAYIPGIGHNLQEHSVVMIRGGRVKDLPGVRYHIIRGTLDTAGVKDRRQGRSKYGTKRPK
- the rpsG gene encoding 30S ribosomal protein S7; the protein is MSRRSVVKKRPVPPDPVYNSRLICMLGCRLMRHGKKSLAYRIIYDAMKIIEERTGADPIETFEKAVRNLTPLVEVKARRVGGATYQVPMEVKAERGTTLALRWLIKFSRTRSGRSMASKLANELMDAANETGNAIRKREETHRMAEANKAFAHYRY
- the fusA gene encoding elongation factor G, yielding MARTIPLEKTRNIGIAAHIDAGKTTTTERILFYSGIVHKIGEVHEGTAVTDWMDQERERGITITAAAISTNWREHRINIIDTPGHVDFTIEVERSMRVLDGVIAVFCSVGGVQPQSETVWRQADRYQVPRIAFVNKMDRTGANFFKVYEQVRDRLRSNAVPIQIPIGSESEFRGIVDLVRMRAKIYTNDLGTDIEDTEIPEEVKEQAEEYHAKLVESVAETDEALIEKYLEGEEITAEEIREALRKGTIEGRIVPMLCGSAFKNKGVQLLLDAVIDYLPAPIDVPPIQGTMPKGETVERVADDEAPMSALAFKIMADPYGRLTFLRVYSGVLKKGSYILNSTKNKKERISRLIVLKADDRIEVEELRAGDLGAAVGLKNTITGDTICDEESPIILESLFIPEPVISVAVEPKTKQDMEKLSKALQALSEEDPTFRVSIDPETNQTVIAGMGELHLEILVDRMLREFKVEANVGAPQVAYRETIRKSVQAEGKFIRQSGGKGQYGHVIVELEPGDTGSGFEFVSKIVGGSVPREYISPAEQGMKEACESGILAGYPVIDVKVTLVDGSYHDVDSSEMAFKIAGSMAMRNAVMKAAPVLLEPMMKVEVEVPEDFLGDVMGDLNSRRGQIEGMGSEDGIAKVTAKVPLAEMFGYATDIRSKTQGRGIFSMEFKTYDEVPRNVAEAIIAKNQGNA